In Mongoliitalea daihaiensis, one DNA window encodes the following:
- a CDS encoding helix-turn-helix domain-containing protein: MSWKDRVHLVPAILIAISYIPVYSMSQMEKWEMTNVLLANPESIHMMGEGYIPLSLMPFLKIFSFLFYTTLVASLMFRFKDLFGLNSSWTWIKTATYFYLGVAFIFILFSFNQIGDLLEVWETKLITTFSFVVIYVLITALNFYIIYYPERIFNLRLRKKGSSFQAILEPQNSTPFLSDLINNRSVKQNTNELANQNTKFNEIDNLIKNEQLFLNKNLTVVKLSKLVGLSSRKLSELIHEQTGKGYSDFINGYRAEFAKEKIMQGYLFDFTIEGLAEQSGFNSRITFYHAFKKTVGMCPSEYHKNIMEGLIISEN, from the coding sequence ATGAGTTGGAAAGACCGAGTTCATCTTGTTCCTGCCATTCTAATTGCGATATCCTACATACCCGTCTATTCGATGAGTCAGATGGAGAAGTGGGAAATGACCAATGTTCTCTTAGCCAATCCAGAAAGTATCCACATGATGGGGGAGGGCTACATCCCTCTTTCCTTAATGCCTTTTCTTAAAATTTTCAGTTTTCTCTTTTATACCACACTGGTAGCATCGTTGATGTTTCGCTTTAAGGACCTATTCGGATTAAATTCCTCGTGGACATGGATAAAAACAGCCACCTATTTTTATTTGGGAGTTGCATTTATATTTATTCTTTTTTCATTCAATCAGATCGGGGATCTTTTAGAGGTTTGGGAAACTAAACTTATAACTACTTTTTCTTTCGTTGTAATCTATGTATTAATAACTGCATTGAATTTTTACATCATATATTATCCAGAGCGAATATTTAATCTACGGTTACGAAAAAAGGGATCTTCATTTCAGGCAATTTTGGAACCACAAAACTCCACACCTTTCCTATCAGATTTAATCAATAATAGGTCGGTAAAACAAAATACCAACGAATTGGCTAATCAAAACACCAAGTTTAATGAAATAGATAATCTGATCAAGAATGAGCAGCTGTTTTTAAATAAAAACTTAACAGTAGTAAAACTATCCAAATTAGTTGGTTTGTCGAGTAGAAAACTATCTGAACTTATTCACGAGCAAACTGGAAAAGGTTACAGTGATTTCATCAATGGTTACAGGGCTGAGTTTGCAAAAGAAAAGATTATGCAAGGGTATTTATTTGACTTTACCATAGAAGGGTTAGCCGAACAATCTGGTTTCAATTCTAGGATTACCTTTTACCATGCATTTAAAAAAACAGTTGGGATGTGCCCGAGTGAGTATCACAAAAATATCATGGAAGGTTTGATAATATCTGAAAACTAA
- a CDS encoding lysophospholipid acyltransferase family protein, with protein sequence MKAIQWIYTIYAALIFISLMMLLGLFVLVPLLVSPKGGKISFFFIRIWAKVWSFCSGIRYKIEGREHIQANTPYIYIFNHRSFIDAPVIPIAIPQEIRAIGKKELSKVPFFGLFLSRVAVWVDRKSPESRKKSVQKLLEILQKDISVVVAPEGTRNDSDETLLPFQRGAFRISVETGVPILPMAVIGADKIMKRGSILLKPGVVQIYFSAPIDPKAYQSTNDYNGLMEKSFNRLEAMILTHE encoded by the coding sequence ATGAAAGCCATTCAGTGGATTTACACCATTTATGCTGCATTAATTTTCATTAGCCTGATGATGCTCCTAGGTCTTTTTGTGCTTGTCCCCCTGCTCGTCAGTCCCAAAGGAGGAAAAATTTCCTTCTTTTTTATCCGGATTTGGGCTAAAGTTTGGTCCTTTTGCTCGGGAATCCGATACAAAATTGAAGGAAGAGAGCATATTCAGGCCAACACACCTTATATATATATCTTCAATCACCGATCCTTTATTGATGCCCCAGTAATCCCTATTGCCATCCCGCAAGAAATACGGGCCATAGGTAAAAAGGAATTATCCAAAGTCCCTTTTTTTGGTTTATTTTTATCAAGGGTGGCCGTGTGGGTAGATAGAAAAAGCCCAGAATCTCGAAAGAAATCCGTTCAGAAACTCTTAGAAATCCTGCAAAAGGATATCTCTGTAGTCGTGGCACCAGAGGGAACAAGAAATGATAGTGACGAAACACTCCTTCCTTTTCAAAGAGGGGCGTTCCGCATTTCAGTAGAAACAGGAGTTCCCATCTTGCCGATGGCAGTAATTGGAGCTGATAAAATTATGAAACGGGGTTCTATTTTATTAAAACCTGGCGTAGTTCAGATTTACTTCTCAGCACCTATTGACCCCAAGGCTTATCAATCAACCAACGACTATAATGGATTGATGGAAAAAAGCTTCAATCGATTGGAAGCTATGATTCTGACGCATGAATAG
- a CDS encoding rhodanese-like domain-containing protein, protein MHKLITIATLALALFTVVSCQPNESSSSNAETVKGKIHRLKADEFYQMSTETPGIVLDVRTQAEFKQAKLANAVLMDIYKADFEKQIQTLPKDQAIYVYCTVGARSMQAARLLQKHGFEKIYNLEGGIMDWARYRYPIAQ, encoded by the coding sequence ATGCACAAACTAATTACAATAGCTACACTTGCGCTAGCTCTTTTTACCGTTGTTTCCTGTCAGCCCAATGAATCTAGCAGTTCCAATGCAGAGACAGTAAAAGGGAAAATTCATCGACTCAAGGCTGATGAGTTTTACCAAATGAGCACGGAAACTCCAGGAATCGTTTTGGATGTGCGCACCCAAGCAGAATTCAAACAAGCCAAACTAGCTAATGCCGTTCTCATGGATATTTATAAAGCTGATTTTGAAAAGCAAATCCAAACCCTACCTAAAGACCAAGCCATCTATGTGTACTGTACTGTTGGGGCGAGAAGTATGCAGGCGGCACGGCTGCTTCAAAAACATGGCTTTGAAAAAATATACAATTTGGAAGGTGGAATCATGGATTGGGCACGATACCGCTACCCCATCGCTCAATAA
- a CDS encoding Gfo/Idh/MocA family protein → MNKLKKLKMGMIGGGPGAFIGAIHRNAALMDGLIELTAGVFSSDPLKSKQMGEELMLDPSRVYASYDEMFANELLLPIDERIDIVSIVTPNHVHFDTAKKALELGFHVVLDKPMTLNYTEAKILYKCITESQGLFCLTHTYTGYPMVKQMKQMIQQGAIGTVKKVYVEYPQGWLYRLLEYENKQASWRTDPKRNGEAGCFGDIGTHAFNLAEYVTGLEVVQLCASLDIKVEGRFVDDDGVVLMRFSNGATGVLTASQINTGAENNLKIRVYGDAGGLEWEQELNNSLTVRWPDKPAEVYRAGTSYLGSLAKANTRTPAGHPEGYIEAFANIYRNFARTIYAKRKDEEPVSEWLDFPGATDGIRGMAFIQKVLESNASHQKWIPFSVQLD, encoded by the coding sequence ATGAACAAGCTAAAAAAATTGAAAATGGGAATGATTGGAGGCGGTCCAGGCGCTTTTATCGGTGCGATTCATCGAAATGCCGCCTTGATGGATGGTCTAATTGAACTCACAGCAGGCGTTTTTAGTAGTGATCCCCTCAAATCTAAACAGATGGGCGAGGAATTGATGCTTGATCCATCTCGAGTGTATGCTAGTTATGATGAAATGTTTGCTAATGAATTGCTACTTCCAATAGATGAGCGAATTGACATTGTCAGCATTGTGACGCCTAATCATGTACATTTTGACACGGCAAAAAAAGCATTGGAACTTGGCTTTCATGTAGTCCTAGATAAGCCGATGACCTTGAATTATACAGAGGCTAAAATCCTGTATAAATGCATTACAGAAAGTCAAGGACTTTTCTGCCTGACTCATACCTATACAGGTTACCCGATGGTGAAGCAAATGAAACAAATGATTCAACAAGGTGCCATAGGTACCGTAAAAAAAGTCTATGTAGAATACCCGCAAGGGTGGCTGTACAGATTGCTGGAATATGAAAATAAGCAAGCTTCTTGGAGGACTGATCCAAAAAGAAACGGAGAGGCAGGTTGCTTTGGGGATATTGGAACTCATGCCTTTAATTTAGCTGAATATGTAACTGGATTAGAGGTAGTCCAACTGTGTGCCTCATTGGATATAAAGGTTGAAGGTAGGTTTGTCGACGATGACGGGGTTGTGTTGATGCGTTTTTCTAATGGAGCAACGGGAGTCTTAACAGCTTCACAAATCAATACAGGAGCGGAAAACAATTTAAAAATCCGTGTGTATGGAGATGCTGGAGGTTTGGAATGGGAGCAAGAATTAAATAACTCACTCACGGTGAGATGGCCTGATAAACCTGCCGAAGTATATCGTGCTGGTACATCCTATCTTGGTAGTTTGGCAAAGGCCAATACACGTACGCCAGCAGGACATCCAGAAGGCTACATTGAAGCCTTTGCGAATATTTATCGGAATTTTGCACGAACGATCTATGCCAAAAGAAAGGATGAAGAACCTGTATCTGAATGGTTGGACTTCCCAGGTGCAACTGATGGTATTCGTGGGATGGCATTTATTCAAAAGGTTTTGGAAAGTAACGCTTCCCATCAAAAATGGATCCCGTTTTCGGTACAACTGGATTAA
- a CDS encoding nucleoside permease, which translates to MNSLTRSKLSFMMFLEFFIWGSWFVTLGTFLGTNLNSSGTQIGAAFSTQSFGAIIAPFIIGLIADRYFNAERILGVLHIAGGVLMYFCYQSSSFETFYPAVFLYMILFMPTLALVNSVSFRQMKNPEAEFASIRVWGTIGWIAAGLAISYLFKWDAAENLAAGQLKYTFLMAAITSITLGLFSFTLPKTPPRADKNEKVRIADFLGLDALALLKDRNFAVFFISSILICIPLAFYYQNANPFLAEIGVSDPTGKMTLGQISEALFLLLLPVFFKRFGFKVTILLGMIAWVLRYALFAIGDADGGLYLLIIGIALHGICYDFFFVSGQIYTDSKAGAKFQSAAQGLITLATYGVGMLIGFAVAGAITDMYLISDGNHDWSSIWMIPSGIALVVVILFTIFFKNEKVTKINA; encoded by the coding sequence ATGAATTCACTAACCCGCTCGAAATTATCCTTTATGATGTTTTTGGAGTTTTTTATTTGGGGCTCCTGGTTTGTTACCTTAGGTACATTCCTTGGAACCAACCTCAACTCCAGCGGAACCCAAATTGGCGCAGCTTTTTCTACCCAATCATTTGGAGCGATTATCGCACCTTTTATCATAGGATTGATTGCCGATCGCTATTTCAATGCAGAGAGAATTCTTGGAGTATTACATATCGCAGGTGGGGTTTTAATGTACTTCTGCTATCAGTCCAGTAGTTTTGAAACATTTTATCCGGCCGTATTTCTGTATATGATTTTATTCATGCCTACACTAGCGTTGGTCAACTCTGTTTCATTTCGACAGATGAAAAATCCTGAGGCTGAGTTTGCATCCATCCGTGTATGGGGCACTATTGGTTGGATAGCGGCAGGTTTGGCAATCAGTTATTTATTTAAATGGGATGCTGCCGAAAATCTGGCAGCAGGTCAATTGAAATACACCTTCTTGATGGCTGCTATCACCTCTATCACCCTAGGCCTATTCAGTTTTACCCTTCCGAAAACTCCCCCAAGAGCTGACAAAAATGAAAAAGTACGAATCGCCGACTTCTTGGGACTCGATGCATTGGCACTTTTAAAGGATAGAAACTTCGCCGTTTTCTTCATTTCTTCAATACTGATTTGTATTCCCTTAGCTTTTTATTATCAAAATGCAAATCCGTTTTTGGCTGAAATCGGAGTGAGCGATCCCACGGGGAAAATGACTTTAGGGCAGATATCAGAGGCCTTATTCCTATTGTTGTTACCAGTTTTCTTCAAACGATTTGGCTTTAAGGTGACCATATTATTGGGAATGATTGCTTGGGTATTGCGCTATGCTTTATTTGCTATCGGTGATGCAGACGGAGGACTATATCTTTTGATTATCGGAATTGCCCTTCATGGGATATGTTATGATTTTTTCTTTGTATCCGGTCAGATTTATACAGACTCTAAAGCAGGAGCAAAATTCCAATCTGCTGCGCAAGGGTTGATTACACTGGCTACCTATGGGGTCGGGATGTTGATAGGTTTTGCAGTTGCTGGAGCGATTACAGATATGTATTTGATCAGCGATGGAAATCACGATTGGTCTTCTATTTGGATGATTCCGTCAGGAATCGCCTTAGTAGTAGTGATTCTATTCACGATATTCTTCAAAAATGAAAAAGTCACGAAGATTAATGCCTAA
- a CDS encoding sugar phosphate isomerase/epimerase family protein produces MKTIKGPAIFLAQFADDQAPFNSLKSICEWMASIGYKGVQIPSWDKRLIDLEKAASSKTYADEIKGIVNDAGLEITELSTHLQGQLVAVHPAYNELFDGFAPKEMAGDLKAKTAWATQQLKDAAKASANLGLDAHATFSGALMWHLVYPWPQRPAGLVDTAFGELAKRWLPILNEFDTYGVDLCYELHPGEDLHDGVTFEMFLDKVNQHSRANILYDPSHFVLQCLDYVQFIDFYHERIKMFHVKDAEFNPTGKQGVYGGFQGWVDRAGRFRSLGDGQVDFGAIFSKLSQYNYSGWAVLEWECAIKHPEQGAIEGAPFIQDHIIRVTDKAFDDFAGTGADESFNKRVLGI; encoded by the coding sequence ATGAAAACTATCAAAGGTCCTGCAATTTTTCTGGCCCAGTTTGCGGATGATCAAGCACCATTCAATTCACTGAAAAGTATTTGTGAGTGGATGGCGTCCATAGGCTACAAAGGCGTGCAAATTCCATCTTGGGATAAACGCTTGATAGATCTAGAAAAAGCAGCATCTAGCAAAACTTACGCGGATGAAATCAAAGGAATTGTGAACGATGCTGGTTTGGAAATTACAGAGCTTTCTACCCATCTTCAAGGACAGTTAGTGGCTGTTCATCCGGCATATAATGAACTTTTTGATGGATTTGCCCCCAAAGAAATGGCCGGAGATTTGAAAGCAAAAACGGCATGGGCCACCCAGCAATTAAAAGATGCTGCCAAAGCTTCTGCTAATTTAGGATTAGATGCGCACGCGACTTTTTCTGGTGCATTGATGTGGCATTTGGTGTACCCTTGGCCTCAAAGACCGGCAGGATTGGTTGACACTGCTTTTGGGGAATTAGCGAAACGATGGTTGCCTATTTTGAATGAATTTGACACCTATGGAGTAGATCTTTGTTATGAACTTCATCCAGGAGAGGACTTGCACGATGGTGTAACCTTTGAAATGTTTTTGGACAAAGTGAATCAACATTCGCGTGCCAATATCTTATACGATCCCTCCCATTTCGTATTGCAATGTTTGGATTATGTTCAATTCATCGATTTCTATCATGAACGGATCAAAATGTTTCATGTGAAAGATGCTGAATTTAATCCAACTGGCAAGCAGGGAGTCTATGGAGGATTTCAAGGATGGGTGGACCGTGCTGGAAGATTTCGCTCCTTAGGTGATGGGCAAGTTGATTTTGGCGCTATCTTTAGCAAACTCTCTCAATATAATTATAGCGGTTGGGCTGTGTTGGAATGGGAATGTGCCATCAAGCATCCAGAGCAAGGCGCTATAGAAGGAGCGCCATTCATTCAAGACCACATCATCCGAGTGACTGACAAAGCCTTTGATGATTTTGCAGGAACTGGAGCTGATGAATCATTCAACAAACGGGTATTAGGAATTTAA
- a CDS encoding helix-turn-helix domain-containing protein has product MEKASQHESKVLEKINEALNNDELITDPELNLHGFAKAIDFPARTVSNIINKYWRKGFRALIAPYRVRKAISLMKSGKKKKLHQIGKEAGFNSRTTFFTSFKQELGICPREFIKNISTN; this is encoded by the coding sequence ATGGAAAAAGCATCTCAGCATGAAAGTAAGGTGTTGGAAAAGATCAATGAAGCTCTCAATAATGATGAGTTGATCACCGATCCGGAATTGAATCTGCACGGTTTTGCTAAAGCAATTGATTTCCCTGCAAGAACTGTTTCCAATATTATTAACAAGTATTGGAGAAAGGGTTTTCGTGCATTGATAGCTCCTTACAGAGTACGAAAGGCGATCTCATTAATGAAAAGTGGAAAGAAGAAAAAACTCCATCAAATCGGAAAAGAAGCTGGTTTTAACTCCAGAACCACATTTTTCACTTCTTTTAAGCAGGAGCTTGGGATTTGTCCAAGGGAGTTTATTAAAAATATTTCAACTAACTAG
- a CDS encoding c-type cytochrome, whose product MKKNIFEPFLKILSLLVGLLVSVTLLTALLIGIVVFVFSGGSLPALQSNETTAPIVKVVAEVYRGVVPKEGMWMAPDWSKVDEESNASDIKYGKELIANTAEYLGPNGKVKKLSNGMNCQNCHLNAGTAPLGNNYAGVAANYPKVRARSGKSEDIPKRINDCFERSLNGQALDPSSKEMVAMVAYMEWLGKDVPKGENPKGVGIYEVPFLDRAADPIRGKTVYAQQCQSCHMEDGQGMMKPDKTSYIYPPLWGEYSYNDGAGLFRMSRFAGYVKTNMPLGATFERPLLTDEEAWDVAAYVNSMERPKKNISQDWPDISKKPIDHPFGPFADEFTEEQHKFGPFKPIKAAKEVIASK is encoded by the coding sequence ATGAAAAAAAATATCTTTGAACCATTTCTAAAAATCCTATCCTTATTAGTGGGTCTTTTAGTTAGTGTAACACTATTAACCGCACTTTTAATCGGTATCGTTGTGTTTGTTTTTTCTGGTGGTTCACTTCCTGCCTTGCAATCCAATGAAACCACTGCCCCTATCGTAAAGGTAGTTGCGGAAGTGTATAGAGGGGTAGTACCAAAGGAAGGCATGTGGATGGCTCCCGACTGGTCAAAAGTTGACGAAGAATCCAATGCTTCTGATATAAAGTATGGAAAAGAATTGATTGCAAATACCGCAGAATATTTAGGGCCAAATGGAAAAGTCAAGAAACTTTCCAATGGAATGAATTGCCAAAACTGCCATCTGAATGCAGGGACAGCGCCTTTAGGGAATAATTATGCAGGAGTAGCGGCAAACTACCCTAAGGTCAGGGCTCGATCTGGAAAGTCTGAAGATATTCCAAAACGAATCAATGATTGTTTTGAGCGTTCGTTAAATGGACAAGCATTGGATCCTTCGAGCAAAGAGATGGTTGCTATGGTGGCCTACATGGAATGGCTAGGAAAGGATGTTCCGAAAGGAGAAAACCCGAAAGGGGTGGGTATTTATGAGGTTCCTTTTTTAGATCGAGCAGCGGATCCTATTCGGGGTAAAACGGTATATGCTCAGCAATGTCAATCCTGTCATATGGAAGATGGGCAAGGCATGATGAAGCCTGATAAAACCAGTTACATATATCCACCTCTCTGGGGAGAATACAGTTATAACGATGGGGCAGGTTTATTTAGAATGTCAAGATTTGCAGGATATGTCAAAACCAATATGCCTTTAGGGGCAACTTTTGAGCGCCCATTGTTGACAGATGAAGAAGCTTGGGATGTAGCAGCCTATGTGAATAGTATGGAAAGGCCTAAAAAGAACATCTCCCAAGATTGGCCAGACATTTCCAAAAAGCCAATAGATCATCCATTCGGTCCTTTTGCAGATGAATTTACCGAAGAGCAGCATAAATTCGGACCATTCAAACCAATCAAAGCCGCTAAGGAGGTGATTGCATCTAAATGA
- a CDS encoding c-type cytochrome produces the protein MKVLKSFSIGVVTIAALSFACGGGGSSSETASSTPAAPVKVSLEDKYKDDPIFIEGSAKAKQAGCTACHMIERKIVGPSYADVAEKYANTPENIEMLTAHVINGNVGNWGEIQMPAHPQLAKEEVETIIKYVLLLKR, from the coding sequence ATGAAAGTACTGAAATCATTTTCAATTGGAGTTGTTACCATCGCGGCATTGAGTTTTGCATGTGGTGGTGGGGGTTCTTCCTCAGAGACTGCAAGTTCAACACCTGCGGCACCTGTAAAGGTTAGTTTGGAGGATAAATACAAGGACGATCCTATCTTTATTGAAGGTTCTGCAAAAGCTAAACAAGCTGGCTGTACTGCCTGTCACATGATCGAGCGTAAAATCGTTGGACCTTCTTACGCAGATGTTGCCGAGAAGTATGCCAATACTCCTGAAAATATTGAGATGCTGACTGCCCATGTCATCAACGGGAATGTTGGTAACTGGGGTGAAATCCAAATGCCTGCACATCCTCAGTTGGCGAAAGAAGAGGTGGAAACAATTATCAAGTATGTACTTTTATTGAAACGATGA
- a CDS encoding acyl-[acyl-carrier-protein] thioesterase, with protein sequence MNQSFQFEKDFEVLSFQIDPQGKLRWSSLADMMQEVAWRHADSRDFGQNLFDQGYMWVMSRFEIKVQSLPSWGEKITVKTAGRGIDKLFALREFQVCNEAGQVLATAMSAWLLLDMESKRPQRPDKVLPSELFAVVNDSSLTPAKVLTLADMTNAGVIQVRYSDLDMNNHVNNVSYIRWVEDFMRERNWTIQDVLINYLAEISAGQLIHLTYHPKDVEVIIEGRVEGKVVFSAVATTSVNGGE encoded by the coding sequence ATGAATCAATCATTTCAATTTGAGAAGGATTTTGAGGTTTTATCATTTCAAATCGATCCACAAGGGAAATTGCGTTGGTCTTCCTTAGCAGATATGATGCAGGAAGTAGCTTGGAGGCATGCAGATAGTCGAGATTTTGGGCAGAATTTGTTTGATCAAGGGTATATGTGGGTCATGTCCCGCTTTGAAATCAAGGTTCAATCGCTCCCATCATGGGGAGAAAAAATCACCGTAAAGACCGCAGGAAGGGGGATTGACAAACTTTTTGCTTTGCGAGAGTTTCAGGTTTGCAATGAAGCAGGACAGGTGTTAGCAACTGCTATGTCGGCCTGGCTGCTGTTGGATATGGAGAGTAAACGCCCTCAGAGACCTGACAAAGTACTACCATCCGAATTATTTGCCGTAGTGAATGATTCTAGCCTAACGCCTGCGAAGGTGCTTACTCTGGCAGATATGACCAATGCAGGTGTCATTCAAGTGAGGTATTCGGATTTGGATATGAATAATCATGTCAACAATGTGAGCTACATCCGCTGGGTGGAAGACTTTATGCGGGAGCGAAATTGGACGATCCAAGATGTTTTGATCAATTACCTAGCAGAGATTTCCGCCGGTCAGCTTATCCATTTGACCTATCATCCAAAGGACGTGGAGGTAATTATCGAAGGGAGAGTAGAAGGGAAAGTAGTTTTTTCGGCCGTTGCTACCACGAGTGTGAACGGTGGCGAGTGA
- a CDS encoding 3-keto-disaccharide hydrolase translates to MKKILYPALMSATLLVACGGPSTETTVEEVEIAKENEWISLFDGETLTGWKKFGGEEVGAAWKVQDGAIYLDATNKKDWQTADGGDIVTVEEFDNFHFQVEWKIAKDGNSGIMFFVQDNGEYAYPWMTGPEMQVLDNEGHPDAQIRTHRAGDLYDLIESSEETVKPVGQWNLAEIIAKDGNLELHLNGTMVVSTTMWTPEWEEMIANSKFKDMPGFGKYKKGKISLQDHGDEVWFRNIRIKQL, encoded by the coding sequence ATGAAGAAAATCTTATACCCGGCTTTGATGAGTGCCACTTTGCTAGTTGCATGTGGTGGACCGTCCACTGAAACGACTGTGGAAGAAGTTGAAATTGCAAAAGAAAACGAATGGATAAGCTTATTTGACGGAGAAACGCTTACAGGTTGGAAGAAGTTTGGAGGCGAAGAAGTAGGCGCAGCTTGGAAAGTACAAGATGGAGCGATCTACCTAGACGCAACAAATAAAAAAGATTGGCAAACAGCTGACGGAGGCGATATCGTTACAGTTGAGGAATTTGATAATTTCCATTTTCAAGTGGAGTGGAAAATCGCAAAGGATGGTAATTCAGGAATTATGTTTTTTGTACAGGACAATGGAGAATATGCCTATCCATGGATGACAGGTCCGGAAATGCAGGTGTTGGATAACGAAGGTCATCCAGATGCACAGATCCGTACGCATCGGGCGGGGGATTTGTACGACCTAATCGAATCTAGTGAAGAGACTGTCAAGCCGGTAGGCCAGTGGAATCTTGCTGAGATCATCGCAAAGGATGGTAATCTAGAACTTCATTTGAATGGCACCATGGTTGTTTCTACTACTATGTGGACCCCTGAATGGGAAGAAATGATTGCAAACAGTAAGTTTAAAGATATGCCTGGTTTTGGGAAGTATAAGAAAGGAAAGATTTCCTTGCAAGACCATGGGGATGAAGTTTGGTTTAGAAATATCCGAATCAAACAGCTTTAA
- a CDS encoding helix-turn-helix domain-containing protein: MPYLLRTVNPLMFFAMPLFYFYVRNTVRQINGIKQWDWLHFIPGLLHYLELIPFYMIPLDEKRIIAEQLLKNPNSLDELVRGLVPGTVVDTIRILLQIGYYIASIKVIGQVTPDFLTKLDKGKLRNWLFVSVVLMGLLVFAHAGSFLLELLSNRGIRVGVLVYQFLLYGMLFAIAALSLYIQYNPEFVYGYQRSSSKGAGSSIPSPISERKADSGFKDDTIVDKIPADESLTYTNEKIDQFLQQKHYLRQEINAGEFADQIGVSKRQLSAFLKDHYGKGFKEWINYLRVQTAVSKIDDGYLDKFTIESLCMEVGFNSRITFFTVFKKEMGISPSEYAKQKID; encoded by the coding sequence ATGCCCTACTTATTACGTACTGTCAATCCCTTGATGTTTTTTGCGATGCCTTTGTTCTATTTTTACGTGCGAAATACTGTACGTCAAATAAATGGAATTAAGCAATGGGATTGGCTGCATTTCATTCCAGGTTTGTTGCATTATTTGGAGCTTATTCCTTTTTATATGATTCCCTTAGATGAAAAAAGAATCATTGCTGAACAGCTGTTAAAAAATCCCAATTCACTCGATGAATTGGTAAGAGGTTTAGTTCCAGGTACCGTTGTAGATACCATTAGGATTTTACTTCAAATCGGATATTACATTGCTTCAATTAAGGTAATTGGTCAAGTGACGCCTGATTTTTTGACTAAACTAGATAAAGGAAAGCTTCGAAATTGGCTTTTTGTATCGGTAGTATTAATGGGCTTATTGGTCTTTGCACACGCGGGATCATTCCTCTTGGAGCTATTGAGCAATCGTGGGATTCGAGTTGGAGTTTTGGTGTATCAATTCCTCCTCTATGGTATGTTGTTTGCCATTGCGGCACTGAGTTTATACATCCAATACAACCCTGAGTTTGTATACGGTTATCAACGGTCATCTTCAAAAGGAGCTGGTTCCAGTATACCTTCACCGATCTCAGAAAGGAAGGCCGATAGCGGTTTTAAAGATGATACTATAGTTGATAAAATTCCTGCGGATGAATCTCTGACATATACAAACGAAAAAATAGATCAATTTTTACAACAAAAACATTATTTACGTCAGGAAATCAATGCTGGTGAATTTGCAGATCAGATCGGTGTTTCCAAAAGGCAATTATCAGCCTTTTTAAAGGATCACTACGGTAAAGGCTTCAAGGAATGGATAAATTATCTCCGCGTTCAGACGGCAGTCAGTAAAATTGACGATGGATATTTGGATAAATTTACCATAGAATCTTTATGTATGGAAGTAGGATTCAACTCAAGAATCACCTTTTTTACTGTATTTAAAAAGGAAATGGGGATAAGCCCCTCTGAGTATGCCAAACAAAAAATAGATTAA
- a CDS encoding thioredoxin family protein, giving the protein MEINNRISQDEFGQLLQQHPATLIYFFQDTCGVCAMLYPKVEAMIQERFPQLEIIRIEAEKNRELAGQLRMLAIPGIMLMLDGKEYMRSNGLIGLGELQDKIGRYYSLMFDSQ; this is encoded by the coding sequence ATGGAAATAAACAACCGCATTTCTCAAGATGAATTTGGGCAGCTACTCCAGCAGCATCCAGCTACTTTGATCTATTTTTTTCAAGATACCTGTGGTGTTTGTGCCATGCTATACCCCAAAGTAGAGGCTATGATACAAGAGCGCTTTCCTCAATTGGAGATTATCAGAATAGAAGCCGAAAAAAACCGTGAATTGGCAGGTCAACTTCGGATGCTGGCCATCCCAGGTATTATGTTGATGTTGGATGGAAAAGAGTATATGCGGAGCAATGGCTTGATAGGACTGGGAGAGTTGCAAGATAAGATCGGACGTTATTACAGCCTGATGTTCGATTCACAATAA